A genomic segment from Gracilinanus agilis isolate LMUSP501 chromosome 1, AgileGrace, whole genome shotgun sequence encodes:
- the F2RL1 gene encoding proteinase-activated receptor 2: MQAWGTAQLLGCTTLLAAVVTCSASSSGLLTPGVNSSKGRSFIGHQNPSKNISSSGNEGVPKVPEFSVDKFSAEILTGGLTTVFLPIVYAIVFIIGLPSNGMALWVFIFRTKKKHPAVIYMGNLALADLLSVIWFPLKISYHINGNNWIYGEALCKVSIGFFYGNMYCSILFMTCLSVQRYWVIMNPIVRSRKLSNIAIGVSIGIWLLILLVTIPLYVVKQTVYIPDLNITTCHDVLPENVLAGDMFNYFLSLAIGVFLFPACLTASVYILMIRTLHSSAMDDSGRKRRRAIKLIITVLAMYLICFTPSNILLVVHYFLIRARRQSDVYSLYLVALCLSTLNSCIDPFVYYFVSQDFRDHAKNALLCRSVRTVNRMQVSLTSKKLSRKSSSYSSSSTSVKASY, translated from the exons ATGCAAGCCTGGGGCACGGCGCAGCTGCTGGGGTGCACAACTCTGCTAGCCGCTGTAGTCACCTGCTCCGCTTCCTCCTCTggcctcttgactccag GAGTCAACAGCAGCAAAGGAAGAAGTTTTATTGGCCATCAAAATCCCTCAAAGAATATCTCATCCAGTGGGAATGAAGGCGTTCCCAAGGTCCCAGAATTCTCTGTGGACAAGTTTTCTGCTGAAATCCTCACCGGAGGACTGACTACTGTCTTCCTTCCAATTGTCTATGCAATTGTGTTTATCATCGGTTTGCCAAGCAATGGCATGGCTCTGTGGGTCTTCATTTTCCGAACAAAAAAGAAACACCCTGCTGTGATTTACATGGGCAACTTAGCCTTGGCAGATCTCTTATCTGTAATCTGGTTTCCCTTGAAGATTTCCTATCATATAAATGGCAACAATTGGATTTATGGGGAAGCTTTGTGCAAGGTGTCGATTGGCTTTTTCTATGGCAATATGTACTGTTCCATCCTCTTCATGACTTGCCTCAGTGTGCAGAGATACTGGGTCATCATGAATCCCATTGTACGCTCCAGGAAGTTGTCTAACATTGCCATAGGGGTTTCCATTGGAATATGGCTGTTGATTCTGCTGGTGACCATTCCCCTGTATGTTGTGAAGCAAACTGTCTATATTCCAGACCTTAACATCACAACATGCCATGATGTTTTGCCTGAAAATGTGCTGGCGGGAGATATGTTCaattatttcctctctctggcCATTGGTGTCTTCTTGTTCCCTGCTTGTCTCACGGCCTCTGTCTACATCCTAATGATCCGAACACTCCATTCTTCTGCTATGGATGAttctggaaggaagagaaggagagccATCAAACTCATCATCACTGTACTGGCCATGTACCTGATCTGTTTCACACCCAGTAACATTTTGTTGGTGGTACATTACTTCCTGATTCGAGCCAGAAGACAGAGCGATGTCTATTCCTTGTATCTGGTAGCTCTCTGTCTCTCGACCCTTAACAGCTGTATCGATCCCTTTGTCTATTACTTTGTTTCTCAGGATTTTAGGGATCATGCCAAGAATGCTCTTCTCTGTCGAAGTGTTCGGACTGTGAATAGAATGCAAGTGTCCCTCACTTCCAAGAAATTATCTCGGAAATCCAGCTCCTACTCTTCTAGTTCAACCAGTGTTAAAGCATCTTACTGA